CAGAAAGCGCCGTACAACAGCAGGACAGCCGGAAACAGGATTCGGTGCGGCCACACCTGCCAGTAATAGCCTCCTCTCATGGACAGGATGGGGAGAGTCATCGCGATACAGCCCAGAATACGGATAACGGTGTTTTCGACCATCAGGTGCAGCGTTAAAAATGAGCATAGAAAACATAATCCGCCGATCAATGCTGTGATCAGCATGAAATCCAGGAAATTTCCTCCCAGAACCTTCAGCGGAAGCTTATAAAAAAGGGCGTAATGACCGTAAATGCTGGTCGTGTACTCGGTGTATGCACTTCCGTGAAATACATTGTAGATGGAATTGAAATATGCGTGGCCGTGAGCGGTATCGGCGGCCTGGCCCCGTCCGAAAATATTCGGTGTGTAGAATGTATAGGTGATCAGCATGGTCAGCCCGCTGTAAAACAAACCAAGAATCCAGGTACGGACGGATATCTCCCGAAAACGCCAAATGCTGAAAAACACGAGACATGCGGTTACAGTCAGGACAATGACGAGCAGCAGAGGCAGGTTATGCCAGACGTATTTGTATGACACACCTCCGGTGAGGTTTCCTTCCATTAAAAAAGAAACTGTTAAAAAGAGCAGTGTTCCGATTGCGAACAGAGTAAAACATATACAGCGCACCGCACGGTACTGTAAAAAGCCGCATGTTCGAAAGCGGAATATGCGGTAAAAGAGCAGGAACGAAAGACAAAATAAAATGACCGTTCCCGCAAAAACAATTAAATTGATATTGCCTGCAGACAAAATAAAGGCTGAGAGTGCCGGTATCTTCAGACAGGCAGTAAAGAACACTGCTGAAGTCAGTGCGGCCAGAATACCTGAAAACAAGCGGTTCTCCTCTGACTGGTTCATGGTTAATCCTCCCCTTATGGTAATGAATGTTAATCGGTAACTGTTCAGGACGGCGCATCTTCTTGATCGAAAAAGCCGTCCTGAACTGTTACGTTAATTCTATCATCTGCAGAAAAAATGCTTTTGTCAAGTTATTTTTGGCATTTGGGAAACTTTAGGTTCAGGTAGAATGATTGTATGTGGATGAGTCATATATTAGGAAGAAGATATGATGGCAGGTGTCTATGGATAGAAAAAAATGGAAACCCGTTGTAGACATTATGTTGGGATGTCTGCTGCTGGTGGGCGTGTACTATTTATCGCGGGAAGGGGCGCGGCTGGTCACGCAGGAACTGCAGGGACGTCAGACTGTAGTGATCGATGCCGGTCACGGCGGCGATGACCCGGGAAAAGTGGGAATCAGTAACGAACTGGAAAAGGAACTGAATCTGGAGATCGCCAAAAAAGTGGAGAAACTGCTTCAGCAGTCGGGGTACCAGGTGATCATGACTCGCACGAAAGATGAAATGCTGTGCAGCAGGGGAAGTCAGAATAAAAAGGCGGAGGACTTAAAGAAACGATGTCAGATCATAAATGAAAGTTCTGCGGACTGTGCAGTCAGCATTCACCAGAACAGTTATTCGGATGAGGCGGTGAAGGGCGCGCAGGTCTTCTATTTTGAACATTCCGAAGATGGAAGGAAGCTGGCATCTGTACTCCAGAGCGCGCTTGTGGATGGCCTTGACCCTCAAAACCACAGAAAGGAAAAGGGTAACGTCACGTATTACCTGCTAAAAAAGACGGAGGTTCCGATCGTGATCGTTGAATGCGGTTTTCTGAGCAATTCGGAGGAGGCAAAAAAGCTGAAGACGGAGGAATACCAGGATAAAGTTGCAGCAGCAGTAACGAAGGGCGTCAAAGAATATCTGGGCGGTTCCTGAGTTTTCCTAAAATGAGAGTTCCATTTTACAAAATTCAATGCTATAATAAAATGGATTGTGTAAAGATTTATTACAAGAGGAAAATTATGGAAACTAAAATTGTAAAGGTGGACCGGAAACATCCTCAGGCAGATATCATGAGGGAGGCCGGACGGATTTTAAAGGACGGCGGCCTGGTGGCATTTCCGACGGAGACCGTTTACGGACTGGGAGGCAATGCACTTGACGTGAACGCATCTCATAAGATCTATGCTGCCAAGGGACGACCGTCGGATAACCCACTGATCATTCATATAGCGGATATGGAAGACCTGCCCGTATTAGTGACTGAGATACCGCCGGAGGCGAAACGTCTTGCGGATGCATACTGGCCCGGTCCCCTGACGATGATATTTCCCAAGAGTGAATGTGTGCCGTATGAGACGACAGGAGGACTTGACAGTGTCGCGGTCAGAATGCCGAATCACAGCGTTGCGCAGATTCTGATCAGGGAGGCAGGCGGCTATGTGGCCGCGCCCAGCGCAAACACATCGGGGAGACCCAGCCCTACGCTGGCAGAGCACGTGATCGAAGATCTGAACGGGAAGATAGATATGATTATTGACGGGGGAAGTGTGGGTATCGGCCTGGAGTCCACGATCGTGGATTTTACGGAGGAGATACCGACGATTCTGCGTCCGGGCTATATAAATGAAGAGATGCTTAGGGGGATTCTTGGGGAAGTCAGGATGGATCAGGGACTGATCGCCGAAGATATGGATATCCGCCCAAAGGCTCCCGGTATGAAATACAGACATTACGCGCCCAGGGGATCGCTCGTGATCGTGGAGGGCAGGCAGGAAGATGTGACGGCGGCAATTCAGAAAATGGCAGATGAAAAAATCAGCCAGGGGTATGCTGTCGGGATCATAGGAACGGATGAGACGGCTGGAGCTTATCGGTCAGGACTTATCAAGAGTATCGGGGCACGCGAAGATGAGGCAGGGATTGCGCGTCATCTTTACCGGGTGCTGCGTGAATTTGATGACAGCGACGTTGCATATATCTATTCGGAGTCGTTCCGCACCCCCCAAATGGGACAGGCTATTATGAACCGTCTGCTGAAGGCGGCAGGACACCAGATGATAGAGGTTTGAGGAGCAGTACAGTGAAGCGTTTTAACAAACTGATCTTCGTAGATGAAGATGATAACAGCAGAGCGCCGATGGCAAAGATCATTATGAAAAGCAAATTCCTTCTGGGACCGCTGGATATTGAATCCAGAGGTCTCGTTGTGCTGTTTCCGGAACCGATGAACCAGAAGGCAGAGGCGGTGCTGATCAGCAACGGCTACAGTGTGACGGCCCATGAGGCAAGACAGCTGCAGCAGGAAGATCTGGGAGAGGATGTCCTGGTACTTACGATGGAAGATGCACAGAAGGAAAAAATCTGGGAAAACTATGAGCATGCACATCATGTATATACGCTGACTGAGTATATCAGCCTGCGGGGTGAACTCCCTCCCCTTTACGGGGAGCCATTAAAGGAATACGGAAAATGTTATGAGACGCTGGAAGCCCTGATCGGAGGAATCGTAGTCCGGCTGAATGAAGAGGAACAGCAGGGGCAGTAGGAGAGGACACATTATGGGGACAAAAAGAGAAGACTATATAACCTGGGATGAATATTTTATGGGCGTTGCGATCTTGTCCGGGATGAGATCAAAAGATCCCAACACACAGGTCGGTGCCTGTATCGTAAGCGCGGATAATAAGATTCTGTCGATGGGATACAACGGTTTTCCCACCGGATGTTCGGATGATGAATTTCCGTGGACAAGAGAGGGCGCACCGCTTGACAATAAATACCTATACACCACGCACAGCGAACTGAATGCAATCCTGAATTACCGCGGCGGCAGCCTGGAGGGGTCAAAGCTTTACGTCTCGCTGTTTCCGTGCAACGAGTGTGCGAAGGCTATCATACAGGCGGGTATCAAGACGGTCATCTATGACTGCGATAAATATGCAGGTTCAGATTCCGTTGTGGCGTCCAAGAGGATGCTGGACGCTGCCGGAGTGCGTTATTATCAATACAACAGAACAAACCGGGAAATCACATTCCGTGTTTAATATCTTAATTTAGATTCAGGTAAAAAGGAGAAATTATGGCTAAGGAAAAGAAACTGGTAGAGGCAATTACTTCCATGGAGGAAGATTTTGCGCAGTGGTATACCGATATTGTTAAAAAGGCAGAGCTGATTGATTATACAAGTGTAAAAGGCTGTATGGTGATCAAACCGGCTGGTTATGCGATCTGGGAAAATATTCAGCATGAGCTTGACCGGCGCTTTAAGGAGACGGGGGTCGAGAATGTCTATCTTCCGATGTTCATTCCGGAAAGCCTGCTTCAAAAAGAGAAAGACCATGTGGAGGGATTTGCCCCCGAGGTTGCGTGGGTGACACACGGAGGACTGGAGCCGCTTCAGGAGCGTCTCTGCGTCAGACCGACCTCTGAGACACTGTTCTGCGATCTGTACGCCAAGGATGTCCATTCTCACAGGGATCTTCCGAAGCTGTACAATCAGTGGTGTTCTGTTGTGCGCTGGGAAAAGACGACGAGACCGTTTCTGCGCTCCAGGGAATTCCTGTGGCAGGAGGGCCATACTGCACATGCCACAGCGGAGGAGGCAGAGGAACGTACGATCATGATGCTGAACGTGTATGCAGACTTCTGCGAGGAGGTGCTGGCGATCCCTGTCATCAAGGGA
The Ruminococcus gauvreauii genome window above contains:
- a CDS encoding deoxycytidylate deaminase, translated to MGTKREDYITWDEYFMGVAILSGMRSKDPNTQVGACIVSADNKILSMGYNGFPTGCSDDEFPWTREGAPLDNKYLYTTHSELNAILNYRGGSLEGSKLYVSLFPCNECAKAIIQAGIKTVIYDCDKYAGSDSVVASKRMLDAAGVRYYQYNRTNREITFRV
- a CDS encoding arsenate reductase/protein-tyrosine-phosphatase family protein; amino-acid sequence: MKRFNKLIFVDEDDNSRAPMAKIIMKSKFLLGPLDIESRGLVVLFPEPMNQKAEAVLISNGYSVTAHEARQLQQEDLGEDVLVLTMEDAQKEKIWENYEHAHHVYTLTEYISLRGELPPLYGEPLKEYGKCYETLEALIGGIVVRLNEEEQQGQ
- a CDS encoding N-acetylmuramoyl-L-alanine amidase, yielding MDRKKWKPVVDIMLGCLLLVGVYYLSREGARLVTQELQGRQTVVIDAGHGGDDPGKVGISNELEKELNLEIAKKVEKLLQQSGYQVIMTRTKDEMLCSRGSQNKKAEDLKKRCQIINESSADCAVSIHQNSYSDEAVKGAQVFYFEHSEDGRKLASVLQSALVDGLDPQNHRKEKGNVTYYLLKKTEVPIVIVECGFLSNSEEAKKLKTEEYQDKVAAAVTKGVKEYLGGS
- a CDS encoding L-threonylcarbamoyladenylate synthase; its protein translation is METKIVKVDRKHPQADIMREAGRILKDGGLVAFPTETVYGLGGNALDVNASHKIYAAKGRPSDNPLIIHIADMEDLPVLVTEIPPEAKRLADAYWPGPLTMIFPKSECVPYETTGGLDSVAVRMPNHSVAQILIREAGGYVAAPSANTSGRPSPTLAEHVIEDLNGKIDMIIDGGSVGIGLESTIVDFTEEIPTILRPGYINEEMLRGILGEVRMDQGLIAEDMDIRPKAPGMKYRHYAPRGSLVIVEGRQEDVTAAIQKMADEKISQGYAVGIIGTDETAGAYRSGLIKSIGAREDEAGIARHLYRVLREFDDSDVAYIYSESFRTPQMGQAIMNRLLKAAGHQMIEV